One Panicum virgatum strain AP13 chromosome 9K, P.virgatum_v5, whole genome shotgun sequence genomic region harbors:
- the LOC120651704 gene encoding expansin-B4-like — MGAPSSLPAAAALLLLMSLLAGGHCREAQLDVGGADAAGAENYNTSDAAVYWGPWQKARATWYGQPNGAGPDDNGGACGFKHTNQYPFMSMGSCGNQPLFKDGKGCGSCYKIRCTKDKSCSGKAETVIITDMNYYPVSKYHFDLSGTAFGRLAKPGLNDKLRHSGIIDIEFTRVPCEFPGLKVGFHVEEYSNPVYFAVLVEYEDGDGDVVQVDLMESKTARGPATGRWTPMRESWGNVWRLDTNHRMQAPFSIRIRNESGKTLVARNVIPANWRPNTSYRSFVQYS; from the exons AtgggcgccccctcctccctccccgccgccgcggcgctcctGCTCCTTATGAGCCTCCTCGCCGGTGGGCACTGCCGAGAGGCCCAGCTCGACGTCGGTGGCGCCGACGCGGCCGGCGCCGAGAACTACAACACCAGCGACGCCGCCGTGTACTGGGGCCCCTGGCAGAAGGCCCGCGCCACCTGGTACGGCCAGCCCAACGGCGCCGGCCCAGACGACAACG GCGGTGCGTGCGGCTTCAAGCACACCAACCAGTACCCGTTCATGTCCATGGGGTCCTGCGGCAACCAGCCATTGTTCAAGGACGGCAAGGGCTGCGGCTCCTGCTACAAG ATTCGGTGCACCAAGGACAAGTCCTGCTCCGGCAAGGCGGAGACGGTGATCATCACCGACATGAACTACTACCCGGTGTCCAAGTACCACTTCGACCTCAGCGGCACGGCCTTCGGCCGGCTCGCCAAACCCGGCCTCAACGACAAGCTCCGCCACTCGGGCATCATCGACATCGAGTTCACCAG GGTGCCGTGCGAGTTCCCGGGCCTGAAGGTCGGGTTCCACGTGGAGGAGTACTCGAACCCCGTCTACTTCGCGGTGCTGGTCGAGTacgaggacggcgacggcgacgtggtGCAGGTGGACCTGATGGAGTCCAAGACGGCGCGCGGCCCGGCCACGGGGCGGTGGACGCCGATGCGCGAGTCCTGGGGCAACGTCTGGCGCCTCGACACCAACCACCGCATGCAGGCGCCCTTCTCCATCCGCATCCGCAACGAGTCCGGCAAGACGCTCgtcgcccgcaacgtcatcccCGCCAACTGGAGGCCCAACACCTCCTACCGCTCCTTCGTCCAGTACAGCTGA